The Lagenorhynchus albirostris chromosome 12, mLagAlb1.1, whole genome shotgun sequence nucleotide sequence ttatttctcaataaaatgagtataattcaatatttaactgataaggaaataatttatttacagaTAGACTGTAATGTCACTTTTATTATTCACAAGTGTTAGGTGTTCCCCAGTGGAAAAtcaaccaaagaaataaaatatttgcatcaATAGTGTGACTGTCaacacttaaaattaaaattgtactgttgacaatgttttaaaacatttcatgttCAAAAAATTATGTAGCAGTAAATAATATATGGGGGAAGATCTTTATAAATGTTAGGCATAAGTCTAAATATGAACTGAAACTCTTCCTAATcacaattaaaattataaaatatgcagtatgtcatttatatatttatatataatagttatatGTGTTAtgagtatgtgtatatgtaagtTATAcatctgagatttaaaaaaaccctcattGTATACTTTCATAGCCATAAACAAATCaatcttgaaataataaaaatgacttgAATGTGATACAAATACTTtgtagaaaacaggaaaaaagtctTTTGAAAGATTCTCCCTccaaaataaattgtaaatagAGGcagatacatatacacacagagcAGTCAATGCTCTCTCAATTTACCAATCctattttatgtcatattttgtCATACAACATAGAAACTagaactataaatatatactagAATGTTAGATTTTCAAAAAATAGTTGAAAAGTAACCAATTActccacaaaagaaaaacaagtcaccTTGCACATAGTTGATGTAGATTCACAGGACTTTATATTGTTTTGTTCATGAAAAAGTCTTGCATGTCTCTATACCCATATCAGCTCAACGGTGAGTTGGCACCTTCTGAAGAGTCAGAAAAATGTTAGAATACCCAATTTCTTCTTGTGGCCCTAGTGCTAGAGACACTAACAAGACAGAGGGAACCAAAACAGGGAGAGTTTTATAAAGggtatattaataaattgaagaattttCAGACACccaattacacatttttttcatattatttactTGTGGGACAACATGTAAATATGTGTAATTGGAGTGCCAGAAGAAGTTAGAGGGAAGAGAAAGTTGAGAGGAAGGGGGGGACAACAATAAGAATAATTTGTGACTTCCCAACAATTAAGTTAAAGAGGCATGTTGTAAACGTCAGAgcaatcataaaataaataaaatgaaggaatataTCTAATAAGCCAGAAGAGAACATAAGATGGAATAAACATTTTCAATACAAGTAAAGgcagaaaaaaggaggaaaaggaatagaacagagagaaacacaaaacaaatagcaaaatgaaacatttaaaatcaacCATATCagtattacattaaatataaatgaaataaacaggaGTTAAAATATAAGAGTTTGTCAGactagtttaaaaaacaaacaaaaaaagaccaaaTTCTATGCTACATGCCTAAAGTATGAAATATCACAAATGTGCATCAAGATGAATGCAGAAACAAATTGCTAtaatcatacaatggaatactattaagCAATGATAATGACTAAACTACTGATAGAGTCAACAACATGGGTAAATTTCAAAACAGCATACTGAGCAAAAGACGCCCCCccacgccacacacacacataagtgtTTGAcgattctatttttatataataatagaCCATTTACAACTACTACTCTACAGTGATAAAAATAAGATACATAGTTTCCTGGAATGTAGGGAGGGCTGAATAAGGGAAGCTATAGAATATTTTACTTCACGATTGGGGTGATATTTAAACAGATAGTGAGAGAATTCATTGAAGCTTATGTCAatcataatttaataaaattcagaaggagtattaaattagaaataaaattagtattaaattagaataaaaatattatatccaGAAATGTTAGTGTTAACATGTTAAAAGATGCTTAACAACACTTTAATTTATGGTATGTAagcttaaaattataattaacaaCAATGTGAAGACTAATTAGTAATTAATGttctataaaaaattatttatacacacaaactcacatacatatacatacacactcacatacatacacacacatatctaaaCACACACGTAAAATAATTACCAATTGAAGCTGAGTACATTTGTTTCATGTGCGTTTCAATGACATAAGGATCCCGAGAGCTGTAACTTCCCAACTCTGGGTAAAAGCTGGAGCCAATGTCATCTGGGGGGTTGTGTTTCCCTTGTGGATATTTCTTGGCTATTCTAAGGTCCCAATGCGAGAGGATTGGATGGTTCCAATGTATATATTTACCATCAAATTGTGGATTTCCATACCAGCTgtaataaaatacatgtaaaaaataattcCGAGGTGGCAGTTCTTCTGGGTAAGGTTCAGAGGCTTTGGAAGGTTTCATAGTGATTTCAACACTTTTTAAATTCTTGACGTTTGTTTCACTGTCGATTCTGTCACTCTTTTGGGAATCAAAAGTTTTTACCAAATGAGGAGTTTG carries:
- the MANEA gene encoding glycoprotein endo-alpha-1,2-mannosidase isoform X7 — its product is MAKFRRRTCITLSLFILFIFSLMMGLKMLRPHKAAFGDPFGLDLLPEIRQQTPHLVKTFDSQKSDRIDSETNVKNLKSVEITMKPSKASEPYPEELPPRNYFLHVFYYSWYGNPQFDGKYIHWNHPILSHWDLRIAKKYPQGKHNPPDDIGSSFYPELGSYSSRDPYVIETHMKQMYSASIGVLALSWYPPDSNDENGEPTDNLVPTILDKAHKYNLKVTFHIEPYKNRDDKNMYQNIRYIIDKYGNHPAFYR